A single Acidobacteriota bacterium DNA region contains:
- a CDS encoding NYN domain-containing protein, translated as MRTRVYIDGFNFYYGAVKDTPYKWLDFSKLCGFLLPSSQIEKINYYTAWVKSPPDDPQQQARQQAYLRALATIPNLETHFGLFTRHKVYRPVAGYIPIGGSKKGDRQTIKIVRTEEKGSDVNLASHLLHDGHLGHYDLAVLITNDSDLVTPIQLVRNDLRLDVGVLNPRKHPSHELASVATFMKTIRSGVVSQSQFPATLRDAKGVFRKPATW; from the coding sequence TTGAGAACTCGCGTCTACATCGACGGCTTCAATTTCTACTACGGGGCGGTGAAGGACACGCCGTACAAGTGGCTCGACTTCTCGAAGCTATGTGGATTCCTGTTGCCGAGCAGTCAGATTGAGAAGATCAACTACTACACGGCTTGGGTAAAGTCGCCTCCGGACGATCCGCAGCAGCAGGCGCGCCAGCAAGCCTACCTCCGCGCCCTCGCGACGATTCCCAACCTCGAAACCCACTTCGGGTTGTTCACGAGGCATAAGGTGTACCGCCCGGTCGCAGGCTACATTCCAATAGGCGGCTCGAAAAAAGGGGATCGTCAGACGATCAAAATTGTCCGAACTGAGGAAAAGGGGTCCGACGTAAACCTCGCGTCCCACCTGCTTCATGACGGCCACCTCGGGCATTACGACCTCGCTGTTTTGATCACGAACGATTCCGATCTGGTGACGCCCATCCAACTGGTCCGCAACGATCTCAGGCTCGATGTGGGCGTCCTGAATCCCCGGAAGCACCCGAGTCACGAGCTCGCCAGCGTGGCGACATTCATGAAGACGATCCGCTCCGGCGTCGTCTCCCAGAGCCAGTTCCCAGCTACCCTTAGAGACGCGAAAGGTGTCTTCCGCAAGCCTGCAACTTGGTAG
- a CDS encoding ECF-type sigma factor, with translation MKEEGSEDLTHLLDSVRSGRDGAQEELYERVYSELKAMAGARLFRERPGHTLQPTALVNEAYLRLAPGDDHWENRAHFFGSAAQAMRRILVDHARRHQAVKRGGEAQRVTFADLAIAGEEPDLDLLALDAALEALGNEEPRLAEVVKLRYFAGLGIAETAEVMGTSPATVKRDWTFARAWLLERMG, from the coding sequence ATGAAAGAGGAAGGCTCAGAAGACCTCACCCACTTGCTGGACTCGGTCCGGAGCGGGCGCGACGGCGCCCAGGAGGAGCTCTACGAGCGGGTCTACTCGGAGCTCAAGGCCATGGCCGGCGCCCGCCTGTTCCGCGAGCGCCCTGGCCACACCCTCCAGCCCACGGCCCTGGTCAACGAGGCCTATCTCCGCCTGGCCCCCGGCGACGACCACTGGGAGAATCGCGCCCACTTCTTCGGCTCCGCCGCCCAGGCCATGCGCCGAATCCTCGTCGACCACGCCCGCCGCCACCAGGCCGTCAAGCGCGGCGGCGAAGCCCAGCGCGTCACCTTCGCCGACCTCGCCATCGCCGGCGAGGAACCCGACCTCGACTTATTAGCTCTGGATGCAGCCCTCGAAGCTCTGGGGAACGAAGAGCCCCGGTTAGCCGAAGTGGTGAAGCTGCGCTACTTCGCTGGCCTCGGGATTGCGGAGACCGCGGAGGTGATGGGGACCTCCCCGGCTACGGTGAAGCGGGATTGGACCTTTGCGCGGGCTTGGTTGCTGGAGCGGATGGGGTGA
- a CDS encoding glutamine synthetase beta-grasp domain-containing protein encodes MNRLAEYIWLDGAKPTQGLRSKARVVQVPEGRAPQLEDFPTWGYDGSSTYQADGGDSDLGLVPVRIFNDPLRGEGGYLVLCEVVDSSGEPHETNGRAALRRLMNDGAAEQEPTIGFEQEYTLYRDGRPLGFPENGFPQPQGPYYCGVGAGRVFGRTVVEVHTRACLDAELMVYGINAEVMPGQWEFQVGYRGFAGESADPLTVADHLIVARYLLERVTEAHGIQVSWESKPMKGDWNGAGAHTNFSTREMRDPRTGRAAIHRAIEQLAARHELHVAGYGAGLAERLTGLHETCSIHEFRNGVADRGASIRVPRHVEEKGHGYLEDRRPGANCDPYLVSSLLLEAICASESKTKAA; translated from the coding sequence ATGAACAGATTGGCTGAGTACATTTGGTTGGACGGTGCGAAACCCACCCAGGGACTGCGTTCGAAGGCGCGAGTGGTGCAGGTTCCGGAGGGCCGGGCGCCGCAGCTGGAGGACTTTCCGACTTGGGGCTACGACGGCTCCTCGACCTATCAGGCCGACGGCGGCGATTCCGACCTCGGGCTGGTTCCGGTGCGGATCTTCAACGATCCGCTGCGCGGCGAGGGCGGGTACCTCGTGCTGTGCGAGGTGGTGGATTCCTCCGGTGAGCCCCACGAGACCAACGGCCGGGCCGCGTTGCGCCGGCTGATGAACGATGGCGCCGCCGAGCAGGAGCCCACCATCGGCTTCGAGCAGGAGTACACGCTCTACCGCGACGGTCGGCCGCTGGGCTTCCCCGAGAACGGCTTCCCGCAGCCCCAGGGCCCGTACTACTGCGGCGTCGGCGCCGGGCGGGTCTTCGGTCGCACGGTGGTCGAGGTCCATACCCGCGCTTGCCTCGACGCCGAGCTGATGGTCTATGGCATCAACGCTGAGGTCATGCCCGGGCAGTGGGAGTTCCAGGTCGGCTACCGCGGTTTCGCCGGCGAGAGCGCCGATCCGCTCACCGTCGCCGATCACCTCATCGTCGCTCGCTACCTGCTGGAGCGGGTCACCGAGGCCCACGGCATCCAGGTCAGCTGGGAGTCGAAGCCGATGAAGGGGGACTGGAACGGCGCCGGAGCCCACACCAACTTTTCCACCCGCGAGATGCGCGATCCGCGCACCGGCCGGGCGGCCATCCATCGCGCCATCGAGCAGCTCGCCGCGCGGCACGAACTCCACGTCGCCGGCTACGGCGCGGGCCTCGCCGAGCGCCTGACGGGGCTCCACGAGACCTGCTCCATCCACGAGTTTCGCAACGGCGTCGCCGACCGGGGTGCCTCCATCCGCGTTCCGCGCCACGTCGAGGAGAAGGGCCACGGCTATCTCGAAGACCGCCGCCCGGGAGCCAACTGCGATCCCTACCTCGTGAGCTCCCTGCTGCTGGAAGCGATCTGTGCCTCCGAGTCCAAGACGAAAGCTGCGTGA